From the genome of Cedecea lapagei, one region includes:
- the rmuC gene encoding DNA recombination protein RmuC, whose translation MDISLLFGLGTALVGLLTGWLIASLRGAQRLAALHEEQREIYGELAAARQELQQSQHWREECEQLNREVRAQMEINSGQEADIRELTTLLEQTRLSAEDKHRQMLNSEQRLNEQFENLANRIFEQSGRKVEEQNRQSLNVLLSPLREQLDGFRRQVQESFGQEARERHTLTHEIRNLQQLNAQMAQEALNLTKALKGDNKTQGNWGEVVLTRVLEASGLREGHEYQTQVNIQLENNSRMQPDVIVRLPQGKDVVIDAKMTLVAYERYFNGEDDLTRESALNDHIAAIRSHIRLLGRKDYQQLPGLRSLDYVLMFIPVEPAFLVAIDRQPELISEALKNNIMLVSPTTLLVALRTIANLWRYEHQSRNAQQIADRAGRLYDKMRLFVDDMSAIGQSLDKAQDNYRQAMKKLSSGRGNILVQAEAFRGLGVEVKREINPDWVERARQDDEDDSARLGHENEEPINELNELAPQPSADGR comes from the coding sequence ATGGATATTTCACTGTTGTTTGGGCTGGGCACTGCGCTGGTGGGTTTACTGACCGGTTGGCTTATCGCCAGCCTGCGTGGGGCTCAGCGGCTGGCAGCTTTGCATGAGGAACAGCGTGAAATTTACGGAGAACTTGCCGCCGCGCGTCAGGAGCTTCAGCAAAGCCAGCACTGGCGGGAAGAGTGCGAGCAGCTTAACCGTGAAGTCCGCGCCCAGATGGAAATCAACAGCGGGCAGGAAGCGGATATCCGTGAACTGACGACGCTGCTGGAGCAAACCCGGCTCAGCGCCGAAGATAAGCACCGTCAAATGCTCAACAGCGAGCAGCGCCTGAACGAGCAGTTTGAGAATCTGGCAAACCGTATTTTTGAGCAGAGCGGGCGTAAGGTGGAAGAGCAGAATCGTCAAAGCCTGAATGTGCTTCTTTCGCCGCTTCGCGAGCAGCTCGACGGCTTCCGCCGCCAGGTTCAGGAGAGTTTTGGCCAGGAGGCGCGAGAACGCCATACGCTAACGCATGAAATCCGCAACCTACAGCAGCTTAACGCCCAAATGGCGCAGGAGGCGCTAAACCTCACCAAAGCGCTGAAAGGCGACAATAAAACTCAGGGTAACTGGGGCGAAGTGGTCTTAACTCGCGTGCTCGAAGCTTCTGGCCTGCGCGAAGGCCATGAATATCAGACCCAGGTGAATATCCAGCTTGAAAACAACAGCCGTATGCAGCCGGACGTCATTGTTCGCCTGCCGCAGGGCAAAGACGTTGTTATTGATGCAAAAATGACGCTGGTGGCTTATGAGCGTTACTTCAACGGCGAAGATGATCTCACGCGTGAAAGCGCGCTGAATGATCATATTGCCGCCATCCGCAGCCATATTCGCCTTCTTGGCCGTAAGGATTACCAGCAACTGCCGGGGCTGCGCTCGCTGGATTATGTGCTGATGTTCATCCCGGTTGAGCCTGCCTTCCTGGTGGCAATCGACCGCCAGCCGGAGCTGATTAGCGAGGCGTTGAAAAACAATATTATGCTGGTCAGCCCAACGACGCTGCTGGTGGCGCTGCGTACCATTGCCAATTTATGGCGCTATGAACATCAAAGCCGTAATGCCCAGCAAATCGCCGACCGTGCGGGGCGGCTGTACGACAAAATGCGCCTGTTTGTGGATGACATGTCCGCAATTGGCCAAAGTCTCGATAAGGCGCAGGATAACTATCGCCAGGCGATGAAAAAGCTGTCGTCAGGGCGCGGAAACATTCTGGTTCAGGCGGAGGCGTTTCGCGGGCTGGGTGTCGAAGTGAAACGCGAGATAAATCCCGACTGGGTCGAGCGCGCTCGTCAGGACGATGAAGATGACTCGGCGAGGCTGGGCCATGAAAACGAAGAACCGATAAACGAGCTCAATGAATTAGCGCCACAACCTTCGGCGGACGGTCGCTGA
- the udp gene encoding uridine phosphorylase, translated as MSKSDVFHLGLTKNDLQGATLAIVPGDPERVEKIAALMDKPVKLASHREFTSWRAELDGKPVIICSTGIGGPSTSIAVEELAQLGIRTFLRVGTTGAIQPNINVGDVLVTTASVRLDGASLHFAPMEYPAVADFACTTALVEAAKAVGATTHIGVTASSDTFYPGQERYDTLSGRVVSRFKGSMKEWQEMGVMNYEMESATLLTMCSSQGLRAGMVAGVIVNRTQQEIPNAETMKKTESHAVKIVVEAARRLL; from the coding sequence ATGTCCAAGTCTGATGTTTTCCATCTCGGCCTCACTAAAAACGATCTGCAAGGGGCTACGCTCGCTATCGTCCCCGGCGATCCTGAGCGTGTGGAAAAAATCGCCGCGCTGATGGACAAGCCGGTTAAGCTGGCTTCCCACCGTGAATTCACCTCCTGGCGCGCCGAACTGGACGGCAAGCCGGTTATTATCTGTTCTACCGGTATCGGCGGCCCGTCCACTTCAATTGCCGTTGAAGAGCTGGCGCAGCTTGGCATCCGCACTTTCCTGCGCGTTGGGACTACCGGCGCCATTCAGCCAAATATCAACGTCGGCGACGTGCTGGTGACGACGGCTTCCGTTCGCCTTGACGGTGCCAGCCTGCACTTTGCGCCAATGGAATACCCGGCTGTGGCTGACTTCGCTTGTACCACTGCGCTGGTTGAAGCGGCAAAAGCCGTAGGCGCAACGACCCATATCGGCGTGACCGCTTCTTCAGACACTTTCTACCCTGGGCAGGAGCGTTACGACACGCTGTCAGGCCGCGTTGTCAGCCGCTTCAAGGGGTCGATGAAAGAGTGGCAGGAGATGGGCGTGATGAACTATGAAATGGAGTCCGCTACTCTGTTGACCATGTGCTCCAGCCAGGGCCTGCGTGCGGGTATGGTTGCCGGGGTTATCGTGAACCGTACTCAGCAAGAGATCCCGAATGCGGAAACCATGAAGAAAACGGAAAGCCACGCGGTGAAAATCGTGGTCGAGGCGGCCCGTCGCCTGCTGTAG
- a CDS encoding dienelactone hydrolase family protein, with translation MKQKQTTHNSPGEGFAPAASPIAPTVVLTPDDAIVSGETSIPSQGENMPAYHARPKHVDGPLPVVIVIQEIFGVHEHIRDLCRRLALEGYLAIAPELYFRQGEPGDFADIPTLLSGLVSKVPDSQVLGDLDHVASWASRNGGDAHRLMVTGFCWGGRIAWLYAAHNPQLKAAVAWYGRLVGDKTLNSPHHPVDIAVNLNAPVLGLYGGQDTGISQESVETMRQALRAANANAEIIVYPEAGHAFNADYRPSYHEESAKDGWERMLAWFKRYGVRK, from the coding sequence ATGAAACAAAAGCAAACAACACATAACTCACCTGGCGAAGGCTTCGCACCGGCGGCCTCACCCATCGCTCCCACCGTCGTATTAACACCGGACGATGCCATTGTTTCCGGGGAAACCTCTATTCCAAGCCAGGGCGAAAATATGCCGGCTTACCATGCCAGGCCAAAACATGTAGATGGACCGCTCCCTGTGGTTATCGTCATTCAGGAAATTTTTGGGGTGCATGAACACATCCGCGATCTGTGCCGTCGGCTGGCGCTTGAGGGTTATCTGGCTATTGCACCTGAACTCTATTTTCGTCAGGGGGAGCCCGGAGACTTCGCCGATATTCCAACATTGCTGAGCGGCCTGGTTTCAAAAGTCCCGGACAGTCAGGTGCTGGGCGATCTTGACCACGTTGCCAGTTGGGCTTCGCGCAACGGCGGCGATGCGCACCGCCTGATGGTGACCGGTTTTTGCTGGGGTGGCCGCATTGCCTGGCTGTATGCCGCGCACAACCCGCAGCTTAAAGCCGCGGTGGCCTGGTACGGCAGGCTGGTAGGCGACAAAACATTGAACTCTCCTCATCATCCGGTGGATATCGCCGTCAATCTGAATGCGCCGGTGCTCGGCCTGTATGGCGGTCAGGATACGGGCATTTCTCAGGAGAGCGTCGAGACGATGCGCCAGGCGCTGCGGGCAGCAAATGCAAACGCGGAAATCATTGTCTACCCGGAAGCCGGACATGCTTTTAACGCAGATTATCGCCCGAGCTATCATGAAGAGTCGGCCAAAGACGGCTGGGAAAGGATGCTGGCGTGGTTTAAGCGGTATGGCGTGAGGAAGTGA
- a CDS encoding peptidoglycan-binding domain-containing protein, whose product MKQLSGESWVSQFQGSSDTQTLSPIFRGNVDGFLKSLKDAGVRITISATLRPPERAYLMHWCWKLARGLVEPANIPEKSGVNIEWVHKGADGKPDRSKSINAAKAMVRVYGMSNLNVAPALKSRHTEGNAIDMTLSWMGNLEIKDNKGETTIIKTMPRDGMNTQLHEVGKSFDVIKYHGGAKDKPHWSTDGR is encoded by the coding sequence ATGAAGCAGCTAAGCGGTGAAAGCTGGGTCAGTCAATTTCAGGGAAGCAGTGACACGCAAACCTTAAGTCCAATATTCCGGGGGAATGTTGATGGCTTTTTGAAAAGTCTTAAAGATGCTGGCGTCAGGATAACCATTTCGGCGACATTACGCCCGCCGGAAAGGGCATATTTAATGCACTGGTGCTGGAAGCTGGCGCGAGGATTGGTTGAGCCAGCCAATATTCCTGAAAAATCGGGTGTCAATATTGAGTGGGTGCATAAAGGCGCGGATGGAAAACCAGACAGAAGCAAAAGTATCAATGCGGCAAAAGCGATGGTTCGCGTCTATGGGATGTCTAATCTCAATGTGGCACCGGCGTTGAAAAGTCGACATACGGAAGGCAATGCCATTGATATGACGCTGTCGTGGATGGGCAATCTGGAAATAAAGGATAATAAAGGCGAGACTACTATTATCAAAACAATGCCCCGTGATGGCATGAATACTCAATTACATGAAGTGGGGAAAAGCTTTGATGTGATAAAATATCACGGCGGTGCTAAAGATAAACCTCATTGGTCAACGGATGGTCGATAA
- the metE gene encoding 5-methyltetrahydropteroyltriglutamate--homocysteine S-methyltransferase produces the protein MTIRNHTLGFPRVGLKRELKKAQESYWAGNTSREELLAVGRELRARHWDQQKQAGVELLPVGDFAWYDHVLTTSLLLGNVPARHQNKDGSVDIDTLFRIGRGRAPTGEPAAAAEMTKWFNTNYHYMVPEFTKGQSFKLTWTQLLEEVDEALALGHKVKPVLLGPVTYLWLGKVKGEQFDRLSLLKEILPVYQQVLAELAKRGVEWVQIDEPALVLELPKAWLDAFKPAYDALTGQVKLLLTTYFEGVGPNLDTITALPVQGLHVDFVHGKDDVQEIHQKLPASWLLSAGVINGRNVWRADLTEKYAQLRDLVGKRDLWVASSCSLLHSPIDLSVETRLDAEVKSWFAFALQKCAELSLLTEALNSGDTAKLVEWSAPIQARRHSKRVHNAAVGERLAKITAKDSQRHSAYTARAAAQRERFNLPAWPTTTIGSFPQTTEIRGLRLDFKKGKLDANHYRTGIAEHIKQAIVEQERLGLDVLVHGEAERNDMVEYFGEHLDGFVFTQNGWVQSYGSRCVKPPIVIGDISRPEPITVEWAKYAQSLTDKPVKGMLTGPVTILCWSFPREDVSRETIAKQIALALRDEVADLEAVGIGIIQIDEPALREGLPLRQSDWQAYLEWGVEAFRLNAAVVRDDTQIHTHMCYCEFNDIMDSIAALDADVITIETSRSDMDLLESFKEFEYPNEIGPGVYDIHSPNVPDVEWIEALLKKAAESVPAERLWVNPDCGLKTRGWPETRAALANMVQAAQNLRSA, from the coding sequence ATGACAATCCGTAATCACACCCTGGGGTTCCCTCGCGTCGGCCTTAAGCGCGAGTTAAAAAAAGCACAGGAAAGCTACTGGGCAGGGAACACCTCCCGCGAAGAATTACTGGCGGTGGGCCGCGAACTTCGTGCCCGCCACTGGGATCAACAAAAACAGGCAGGCGTAGAGCTGCTGCCGGTGGGCGACTTCGCCTGGTACGACCATGTTCTGACCACCAGCCTGCTGCTTGGTAACGTGCCGGCTCGTCATCAGAACAAAGACGGCAGCGTTGATATTGATACGCTTTTCCGCATTGGCCGTGGCCGTGCGCCAACCGGTGAACCCGCCGCCGCCGCTGAAATGACCAAATGGTTTAACACTAACTATCACTATATGGTGCCGGAATTCACCAAAGGCCAGTCGTTCAAACTGACCTGGACTCAGCTGCTTGAAGAAGTCGATGAAGCCCTGGCGCTGGGCCACAAGGTGAAACCCGTGCTGCTGGGCCCGGTGACTTACCTGTGGTTAGGCAAAGTGAAGGGCGAGCAGTTTGACCGCCTGAGCCTGCTGAAAGAGATTCTGCCGGTCTACCAGCAGGTGCTGGCGGAGCTGGCGAAACGCGGCGTTGAGTGGGTGCAAATCGACGAGCCTGCGCTGGTGCTGGAGCTGCCAAAAGCGTGGCTCGATGCCTTCAAACCGGCCTACGACGCGCTGACCGGCCAGGTGAAACTGCTGCTCACTACCTACTTCGAAGGCGTGGGACCAAATCTGGATACCATCACCGCGCTGCCGGTTCAGGGCCTGCATGTAGACTTTGTGCATGGTAAAGATGATGTGCAAGAGATCCATCAGAAACTGCCTGCCAGCTGGCTGCTGTCTGCGGGCGTGATAAACGGTCGTAACGTCTGGCGTGCCGACCTGACGGAAAAATACGCTCAGCTGAGAGACCTGGTGGGTAAACGTGACCTGTGGGTGGCCTCTTCCTGCTCCCTGCTGCACAGCCCAATCGACCTTAGCGTAGAGACTCGCCTCGATGCAGAAGTGAAAAGCTGGTTTGCCTTCGCCCTGCAGAAGTGTGCCGAGCTGTCTCTGCTGACCGAAGCGTTGAACAGCGGTGATACCGCGAAGCTTGTCGAATGGAGCGCGCCTATTCAGGCTCGCCGTCACTCTAAGCGCGTGCATAACGCCGCCGTGGGTGAACGCCTTGCAAAAATTACGGCTAAGGACAGCCAGCGACACAGCGCCTATACCGCGCGTGCGGCGGCGCAGCGTGAACGCTTTAACCTGCCGGCGTGGCCAACGACGACCATCGGCTCTTTCCCGCAAACCACCGAGATCCGCGGCCTGCGTCTGGACTTCAAGAAAGGCAAGCTGGACGCTAACCACTACCGTACCGGTATTGCCGAACATATTAAGCAGGCGATTGTCGAGCAGGAGCGCCTGGGCCTGGACGTGCTGGTGCACGGCGAAGCCGAGCGTAACGACATGGTTGAGTACTTCGGCGAGCATCTGGACGGCTTCGTATTTACTCAGAACGGCTGGGTGCAGAGCTACGGCTCCCGCTGCGTTAAGCCACCGATTGTTATCGGCGATATCAGCCGCCCTGAGCCAATTACCGTTGAGTGGGCGAAGTACGCACAGTCTCTGACCGACAAACCGGTTAAAGGCATGCTGACAGGCCCGGTAACTATTCTTTGCTGGTCGTTCCCGCGTGAAGATGTTTCCCGTGAGACTATCGCGAAGCAGATTGCGCTGGCTCTGCGTGACGAAGTGGCCGATCTGGAAGCGGTAGGCATCGGCATCATCCAGATCGATGAGCCCGCTCTGCGTGAAGGCTTACCGCTGCGTCAGTCCGACTGGCAGGCTTATCTGGAGTGGGGCGTTGAAGCTTTCCGCCTGAACGCCGCCGTAGTGCGTGACGACACCCAAATCCACACCCATATGTGTTACTGCGAGTTCAACGACATCATGGACTCTATCGCGGCGCTGGATGCAGACGTGATAACCATCGAGACTTCTCGTTCCGATATGGATCTGCTCGAGTCGTTTAAAGAGTTCGAATATCCGAACGAAATCGGGCCTGGCGTGTATGACATTCACTCCCCAAACGTTCCGGATGTGGAGTGGATTGAAGCGCTACTGAAGAAAGCGGCGGAATCCGTTCCGGCAGAACGCCTGTGGGTTAACCCGGACTGCGGCCTGAAAACCCGCGGCTGGCCAGAAACCCGTGCGGCGCTGGCAAACATGGTGCAAGCGGCGCAGAATCTGCGTAGCGCTTGA
- the metR gene encoding HTH-type transcriptional regulator MetR, whose amino-acid sequence MIEIKHLRTLQALRHSGSLAAAAAALHQTQSALSHQFSDLEQRLGFRLFIRKSQPLRFTPQGEILLQLAEQVLPQIGRALQACNEPHQTRLRIAIECHSCIQWLTPALENFRQHWPQVEMDFKSGVTFDPQPALQQGELDIVLTSDILPRSGLHYSPMFDFEVRLVMATDHPLAKKESIEPGDLAPETLLIYPVQRERMDIWRNFLQPAGVSPSLKSVDNTLLLIQMVAARMGIAALPHWVVESFEHQGLIVTRTLGEGLWSRLYAAVRDGEQRQPVTEAFIRSTRQHACDHLPFVKNAERPNVDAPTARPLSPFPQ is encoded by the coding sequence ATGATCGAGATTAAACACCTGCGGACGCTGCAAGCGTTACGACACAGCGGTTCGCTGGCCGCTGCGGCCGCCGCACTGCATCAGACCCAGTCTGCCCTCTCGCACCAGTTCAGCGATCTGGAGCAGCGGCTCGGCTTTCGCCTGTTTATCCGTAAAAGTCAGCCGCTTCGCTTTACGCCGCAGGGAGAGATCCTGCTGCAGCTTGCCGAACAGGTTTTGCCGCAAATCGGCCGTGCCCTGCAGGCCTGTAATGAGCCGCACCAGACACGCCTGCGTATCGCGATTGAGTGTCACAGCTGCATTCAGTGGCTAACGCCAGCGCTGGAGAATTTCCGCCAGCACTGGCCGCAGGTGGAGATGGACTTTAAGTCGGGCGTGACATTTGATCCGCAGCCTGCGCTGCAGCAGGGTGAACTGGATATTGTCCTGACTTCAGATATCCTGCCGCGCAGTGGGCTGCACTATTCGCCGATGTTTGATTTTGAAGTGCGGCTGGTGATGGCGACCGATCATCCGCTGGCGAAAAAAGAGAGTATTGAACCGGGCGATTTAGCGCCTGAGACGCTGCTTATCTATCCGGTACAGCGCGAGCGCATGGATATCTGGCGTAACTTCTTACAGCCAGCAGGCGTTAGCCCGTCATTGAAAAGCGTTGATAACACGTTACTGCTGATTCAGATGGTAGCGGCACGCATGGGAATTGCCGCGCTGCCGCACTGGGTAGTGGAGAGTTTTGAACACCAGGGTCTGATTGTCACCAGAACCCTGGGTGAAGGTTTATGGAGCCGTCTGTACGCCGCGGTTCGCGATGGCGAACAGCGCCAGCCGGTGACCGAAGCGTTTATTCGCTCGACGCGCCAGCATGCCTGCGACCATTTACCGTTTGTGAAGAACGCGGAGCGACCCAACGTCGATGCACCCACAGCGAGGCCATTATCACCGTTCCCCCAATGA
- a CDS encoding carboxylate/amino acid/amine transporter — MPLLIITTILWAFSFSLIGEYLAGHVDSYFSVLMRVGLAALVFLPFLRFKGHRPKTLLLYMLVGALQLGVMYLLSFRAYMYLTVSEFLLFTVMTPLYVTLIYDLLSGNKLRWGYALSAGLAVIGAAIIRYDKVSDHFWIGLLLVQGANICFAIGMVGYKRLMETHPMPQHCAFSWFYLGAFIVAVAAWFTLGNPHKLPTTHLQWGILIWLGVVASGLGYFMWNYGATQVDAGTLGIMNNVHVPAGLLVNLAIWQEQPHWPSFIIGGTVIMASLWVHRRWVAPRSSQTVNGRRHAGASSE, encoded by the coding sequence GTGCCATTACTTATCATTACCACCATTCTGTGGGCGTTCTCTTTTAGCCTGATAGGCGAATACCTTGCCGGGCATGTGGACAGCTATTTCTCGGTGCTGATGCGCGTCGGCCTGGCTGCGCTGGTATTTCTGCCGTTTCTGCGTTTTAAGGGCCACCGGCCAAAGACTCTGCTGCTGTACATGCTGGTGGGGGCGCTGCAGCTGGGCGTGATGTACCTCCTTAGCTTCCGCGCCTACATGTACCTTACGGTATCTGAGTTCCTGCTCTTCACCGTGATGACCCCGCTGTATGTCACGCTAATCTACGATCTGCTTAGCGGTAATAAGCTGCGCTGGGGCTATGCGCTGAGCGCCGGGCTGGCGGTTATCGGTGCGGCGATTATTCGCTATGACAAAGTGAGCGATCACTTCTGGATCGGCCTGCTGCTGGTGCAGGGCGCCAATATCTGCTTCGCCATCGGGATGGTGGGCTACAAGCGTTTAATGGAAACCCACCCCATGCCGCAGCACTGCGCGTTTTCCTGGTTCTATCTGGGGGCGTTTATCGTCGCCGTGGCTGCCTGGTTTACGCTCGGTAATCCGCACAAGCTTCCGACCACACATCTACAGTGGGGGATTCTGATCTGGCTTGGCGTCGTGGCTTCCGGGCTGGGCTACTTTATGTGGAACTATGGAGCAACCCAGGTGGATGCCGGCACGCTCGGCATCATGAACAACGTACATGTCCCCGCCGGGCTGCTGGTAAACCTGGCTATCTGGCAGGAACAGCCCCACTGGCCGAGCTTTATCATTGGGGGAACGGTGATAATGGCCTCGCTGTGGGTGCATCGACGTTGGGTCGCTCCGCGTTCTTCACAAACGGTAAATGGTCGCAGGCATGCTGGCGCGTCGAGCGAATAA
- the yigL gene encoding sugar/pyridoxal phosphate phosphatase YigL: protein MYHVVASDLDGTLLSPDHFLSAYAKETLKLLTAEGVNFVFATGRHHIDVAQIRDNLEIKAYMITSNGARVHDTDGNLFFSHDLDHDIAQDLFGVVHNNPDIVTNVYRGDEWFMNRHRPEEMKYFQEAKFSYTLFEPGLLEADGVSKVFFTCDDHDTLLPLEQAINARWGDRVNVSFSTLTCLEVMAGGVSKGHALEAVAKAMGYSLKECIAFGDGMNDAEMLSMAGKGCIMGNAHQRLKDLLPDLEVIGTNADNAVPHYLRRLFLNAE from the coding sequence ATGTACCACGTTGTTGCTTCAGATTTAGATGGCACCTTGCTGTCTCCCGATCATTTCCTCTCCGCTTATGCGAAAGAAACGTTAAAACTGCTCACGGCCGAAGGCGTTAACTTTGTCTTTGCTACGGGTCGTCATCATATCGACGTGGCGCAAATTCGCGATAACCTTGAGATTAAGGCGTACATGATCACCTCGAACGGGGCTCGTGTGCACGATACCGACGGTAACCTGTTCTTCTCTCACGACCTCGACCACGATATTGCCCAGGACCTGTTTGGCGTGGTGCATAACAATCCGGACATCGTGACCAATGTCTACCGGGGCGACGAATGGTTTATGAACCGCCACCGCCCGGAAGAGATGAAGTATTTCCAGGAAGCTAAATTCAGCTATACCTTGTTTGAGCCGGGCCTGCTGGAAGCGGATGGCGTCAGCAAAGTGTTCTTCACCTGCGACGACCATGACACGCTGCTGCCGCTGGAGCAGGCAATCAATGCCCGCTGGGGTGACCGCGTTAACGTCAGCTTCTCTACGCTCACCTGCCTTGAAGTCATGGCGGGCGGCGTCTCCAAAGGGCATGCGCTGGAAGCGGTCGCAAAAGCGATGGGCTACAGCCTGAAAGAGTGCATTGCCTTTGGCGACGGCATGAACGACGCAGAGATGCTGAGTATGGCCGGCAAGGGCTGCATCATGGGCAACGCTCACCAGCGCCTCAAGGATCTGCTGCCGGATCTCGAGGTTATCGGCACCAACGCCGATAACGCTGTCCCGCACTACCTTCGCAGACTCTTTCTCAACGCGGAGTGA
- the pldB gene encoding lysophospholipase L2, translating to MSQHKNGWLEREGAFAAFATGPLTDFWRGREEREFNGVDDVPVRYVRFSSPQHDRVIVVCPGRIESYVKYAELAYDLYHSGFDVLIIDHRGQGRSGRMLSDTHRGHVVNFNDYVEDFDRFYQQEVASGPWRKRYLLAHSMGGAIAALWLQQAPDAFDAVALCAPMFGITLRWPEWMVRHILDWAEGHPRIREGYALGTGRWRALPFSVNVLTHSEERYRRSLRFYADEPALRVGGPTFHWVREGILAGEKVLAGATAITTPIFLLQAEEERVVDNRAHQRFCEIMAAAGHPCEGETPYVIEGAYHEILFEKDAMRARALSAVLEFFDRHNSLIYSK from the coding sequence ATGTCTCAGCATAAAAACGGATGGTTAGAACGGGAAGGCGCATTTGCTGCTTTTGCCACGGGTCCGCTAACGGACTTCTGGCGCGGGCGGGAAGAGCGTGAATTCAACGGCGTGGATGACGTGCCGGTTCGCTACGTTCGCTTCTCCTCCCCGCAGCACGACCGCGTGATTGTTGTCTGCCCTGGCAGGATAGAAAGCTATGTGAAATATGCTGAGCTCGCCTATGACCTGTATCACAGCGGGTTTGATGTCCTGATTATCGACCACCGTGGTCAGGGGCGTTCGGGGCGTATGCTGTCGGATACTCATCGTGGGCACGTCGTCAATTTTAACGACTATGTTGAAGATTTTGACCGCTTTTACCAGCAGGAAGTGGCGTCGGGGCCCTGGCGTAAACGTTACCTGCTGGCCCATTCCATGGGCGGTGCGATTGCCGCGTTATGGCTGCAGCAAGCGCCGGATGCCTTTGACGCGGTCGCACTTTGCGCGCCGATGTTCGGGATTACGCTACGCTGGCCGGAGTGGATGGTGCGCCATATTCTTGACTGGGCCGAAGGACATCCGCGTATTCGGGAAGGATACGCTCTGGGGACGGGCCGCTGGCGCGCACTGCCGTTTAGCGTTAACGTCCTGACCCACAGTGAAGAGCGGTACCGCCGTAGCCTGCGTTTTTATGCTGATGAGCCAGCATTGCGGGTAGGGGGGCCAACGTTCCATTGGGTACGCGAAGGGATCCTCGCCGGAGAAAAGGTGTTAGCAGGAGCCACTGCCATCACCACGCCGATCTTTTTACTCCAGGCAGAAGAGGAGCGAGTGGTCGATAACCGCGCGCACCAGCGCTTCTGCGAAATTATGGCCGCGGCGGGCCACCCTTGTGAGGGGGAAACACCTTACGTTATTGAAGGCGCGTATCACGAGATCCTGTTTGAGAAGGACGCTATGCGAGCCAGAGCCTTGTCTGCCGTGCTTGAATTTTTCGACCGGCATAATTCATTAATTTACTCTAAATAA
- the rhtB gene encoding homoserine/homoserine lactone efflux protein, with protein sequence MTFEWWFTYLLTTIILSLSPGSGAINTMTTAISHGYRGAAASITGLQTGLALHIVLVGVGLGALFSRSLLAFEVLKWAGVAYLIWLGIQQWRAAGALDLNTLAITQPRSKLFKRAVFVNLTNPKSIVFLAALFPQFIVPHQPQAMQYVVLGVTTVVVDIVVMIGYATLAKRIAAWIKGPRQMKAMNRVFGSLFMLVGALLAGARQA encoded by the coding sequence ATGACCTTCGAGTGGTGGTTTACCTATCTGCTGACCACAATCATTCTTAGCCTTTCCCCCGGTTCCGGGGCCATCAATACCATGACCACCGCTATCAGCCACGGCTATCGCGGCGCGGCGGCGTCGATTACCGGGCTGCAAACCGGGCTTGCGCTGCACATCGTGCTGGTGGGCGTCGGTCTCGGCGCGCTGTTCTCACGCTCTCTGCTGGCCTTTGAAGTGCTGAAGTGGGCGGGTGTCGCCTATCTTATCTGGCTGGGGATCCAGCAATGGAGAGCTGCCGGAGCGCTGGATTTGAACACGCTGGCAATCACCCAGCCGCGCAGCAAACTGTTTAAGCGGGCGGTGTTCGTCAACCTGACAAACCCCAAAAGCATCGTGTTTCTTGCCGCCCTGTTCCCGCAGTTTATCGTGCCGCATCAGCCCCAGGCGATGCAGTACGTCGTGCTCGGCGTCACCACGGTGGTGGTGGATATCGTCGTGATGATTGGCTATGCGACGCTGGCAAAACGCATTGCCGCCTGGATCAAAGGGCCGCGCCAGATGAAGGCCATGAATCGGGTCTTCGGGTCGCTGTTTATGCTGGTGGGCGCGCTGCTTGCCGGAGCGCGCCAGGCCTGA